In the Sarcophilus harrisii chromosome 1, mSarHar1.11, whole genome shotgun sequence genome, one interval contains:
- the NXNL1 gene encoding LOW QUALITY PROTEIN: nucleoredoxin-like protein 1 (The sequence of the model RefSeq protein was modified relative to this genomic sequence to represent the inferred CDS: deleted 1 base in 1 codon), protein MSSLFTGKVLIRNNSDWDEVDTEQELSIKLDNKVLLLYFGAGECPECQAFAPILKDFFVKLTDEFYVNRASQIALVYISQDQTQEQQESFLRDMPRKWLFLPFQDELKRDLEQMFAVDHVPTVVVLKPSGEVVTRDAVEEIVRLGPACFWNWQEASEVIDRNFLLAEDFDDLPSRSFTDPIRRLKYKIEKGLVNSATIQTLPSHVPISAPLKLSRKAKLSLPEMPYRLEAS, encoded by the exons ATGTCTTCTCTCTTCACTGGAAAAGTCCTGATAAGGAACAACAGTGATTGGGATGAGGTGGACACAGAGCAGGAGCTGAGCATCAAGCTGGACAACAAGGTGCTGTTGCTGTATTTTGGGGCTGGGGAGTGCCCTGAGTGCCAGGCCTTTGCCCCCATCCTCAAGGACTTCTTTGTGAAGCTCACGGACGAGTTCTACGTGAACAGGGCCTCACAGATTGCACTGGTGTACATCTCCCAGGACCAGACCCAAGAGCAACAGGAGTCATTCCTCAGAGATATGCCCAGGAAGTGGTTGTTTCTGCCATTCCAGGATGAGCTGAAAAG AGACCTTGAGCAGATGTTTGCTGTGGACCATGTCCCCACAGTAGTAGTGCTGAAGCCTAGTGGCGAGGTGGTCACCAGGGATGCTGTGGAGGAAATCGTCCGGCTTGGGCCCGCCTGTTTCTGGAACTGGCAGGAGGCCTCCGAGGTCATAGACCGAAACTTCCTATTGGCTGAAGACTTTGACGACTTGCCATCCAGGAGCTTCACTGACCCCATCCGACGACTCAAATATAAGATTGAGAAGG GCCTTGTCAACTCTGCAACTATCCAGACCCTGCCTTCCCATGTGCCCATCTCTGCACCTTTAAAGTTGAGTAGGAAGGCAAAG CTTAGTTTACCTGAGATGCCATATAGACTAGAAGCCTCGTAG
- the MVB12A gene encoding multivesicular body subunit 12A: MDLGPAPDGAPIAGLGWALASAVPPRGYSAITSTVEGTPANFGKGFAQKSGYFLCLSPGETGTGSGNSGETLQENVVTDIQILNEKTPLPMGFTYISEFLDAKASVSKKKRVCMKLVPLGVADTAVFDVRLSGKSKVVPGYIRVGEIGGFAVWCKKGKVSKPKPLPKPRSISLEMRGLSLDKSSDSPGKHSTLSSRQGTIRRSDSIYEASSLYGISAMDGVPFTLHPKFEGRDNGPTGFSSFADLTIKSLADIEEEYNYGFVVERTAAARLPPSVC; the protein is encoded by the exons ATGGATCTCGGGCCCGCCCCTGACGGGGCTCCGATAGCCGGCCTAGGCTGGGCTTTGGCTTCGGCTGTGCCGCCCCGGGGTTACAGCGCG ATCACAAGCACAGTGGAGGGGACACCTGCCAACTTTGGGAAGGGATTTGCACAAAAGTCTGGCTACTTCCTGTGCCTCAGTCCTGGGGAAACTGGGACTGGCAGTGGCAACAGCGGTGAG ACTCTCCAAGAAAATGTGGTCACAGATATCCAGATCCTAAATGAGAAAACACCTCTTCCCATGGGCTTCACCTACATCAGCGAGTTCCTAGATGCCA AGGCATCAGTATCAAAAAAGAAACGGGTCTGCATGAAGCTGGTCCCCCTCGGAGTGGCTGATACGGCTGTGTTTGATGTCCGGCTGAGTGGCAAGAGCAAAGTGGTGCCGGGATACATACGTGTTGG GGAAATAGGTGGCTTTGCAGTTTGGTGTAAGAAAGGTAAAGTCTCCAAGCCCAAGCCCCTTCCTAAGCCTCGGAGCATCAGCTTGGAGATGAGAGGCCTGTCCCTGGATAAGTCCAG TGACAGCCCAGGGAAGCACTCCACATTGAGCTCAAGACAAGGGACCATCAGGAGGAGCGATTCCATCTACGAGGCTTCTAGTCTATATGGCATCTCAG CTATGGATGGGGTTCCCTTCACCCTGCACCCCAAGTTTGAAGGCAGAGACAATGGTCCAACG GGCTTCTCTTCTTTTGCAGACCTGACCATTAAATCTCTAGCGGACATCGAGGAGGAG TACAATTATGGCTTTGTGGTGGAGAGGACGGCAGCAGCTCGCCTGCCTCCCAGTGTCTGTTAG